A genomic stretch from Komagataeibacter xylinus includes:
- the lysA gene encoding diaminopimelate decarboxylase, with protein sequence MADTPLPCPGQDPSVADLLAVRPALSMHAMDGLVLEDVPLNAIADALGTPTWVMSAGTLRARYRRLAHAFKATGRPVSIHFAVKANDHLAVLRALAAEGAGADVVSGGELRRAMAAGIPAGRIVFSGVGKTADEMRLALRAGILQINVESAEELELLSATAQAEGLEAAVALRINPDVDAGTHAKITTGLANNKFGIPYNRAVELYARAAELPGIRPVGLAMHIGSQIVRMQPYRAAYARLAELVHAIRARGLVVDALDCGGGLGISYRDETEGAPEALAAAIAAELGGLGTRLAIEPGRWLAGPAGVLLSTVILRKRGYDGMPPFLVLDAAMNDLMRPSLYDAWHGILPLSAKEATAPVETVHVVGPVCESGDSFGHDRTLPHMEAGARVALLDCGAYGMVMSSTYNDRPLAAQVMVDGNRWAVIRPRQPVEELWAADHVPQWVDQTLTPAGGGL encoded by the coding sequence ATGGCTGATACTCCCCTCCCCTGTCCCGGACAGGACCCTTCCGTTGCCGACCTTCTGGCTGTCCGTCCCGCGCTGTCAATGCACGCCATGGACGGGCTCGTGCTCGAAGACGTGCCGCTCAACGCCATAGCCGACGCGCTGGGCACGCCCACATGGGTCATGAGTGCGGGTACGCTGCGCGCGCGCTACCGCAGGCTGGCCCATGCATTCAAGGCGACGGGCCGCCCGGTTTCCATCCATTTCGCGGTAAAGGCCAACGACCATCTGGCCGTGCTGCGCGCGCTGGCGGCTGAAGGCGCGGGGGCCGACGTGGTGAGCGGCGGCGAGCTGCGTCGCGCCATGGCGGCGGGCATTCCGGCGGGCAGGATCGTGTTCTCGGGCGTGGGCAAGACCGCGGACGAGATGCGGCTGGCGCTGCGCGCGGGCATTTTGCAGATCAATGTGGAAAGTGCCGAGGAACTCGAACTCCTCTCCGCCACGGCGCAGGCCGAAGGGCTTGAGGCGGCGGTGGCCCTGCGCATCAACCCCGATGTCGATGCGGGAACGCACGCCAAGATCACCACGGGGCTGGCCAACAACAAATTCGGCATTCCCTATAATCGCGCCGTTGAACTTTATGCCCGCGCCGCCGAACTTCCCGGCATTCGCCCCGTGGGGCTGGCCATGCATATCGGCAGCCAGATCGTGCGCATGCAGCCTTACCGCGCCGCCTATGCCCGGCTGGCCGAACTCGTGCATGCCATCCGCGCGCGCGGGCTGGTGGTCGACGCGCTGGACTGCGGCGGCGGCCTTGGTATTTCCTACCGCGATGAAACCGAAGGCGCGCCCGAAGCGCTTGCCGCCGCTATTGCGGCCGAACTTGGCGGGCTGGGCACGCGCCTTGCCATAGAGCCGGGCCGCTGGCTGGCCGGGCCTGCGGGCGTGCTGCTGAGCACCGTCATCCTGCGCAAGCGCGGCTATGATGGCATGCCCCCCTTCCTGGTGCTTGATGCGGCGATGAATGACCTCATGCGCCCCAGCCTGTACGATGCATGGCATGGCATTCTGCCGCTTTCGGCCAAAGAGGCCACAGCCCCGGTCGAGACAGTGCATGTGGTCGGCCCCGTATGTGAAAGTGGCGACAGCTTCGGCCACGACCGCACCCTGCCCCACATGGAGGCAGGCGCGCGCGTGGCCCTGCTGGACTGCGGCGCCTATGGCATGGTGATGAGCTCCACCTATAACGACCGCCCGCTGGCGGCGCAGGTCATGGTTGATGGCAATCGCTGGGCCGTCATCCGCCCGCGCCAGCCCGTTGAGGAACTCTGGGCTGCCGACCATGTTCCCCAGTGGGTGGACCAGACCCTTACCCCCGCTGGCGGAGGCCTATGA
- a CDS encoding cytidine deaminase — MNHDPVARAAMAVRAHAYAPYSRFQVGAAVEAADGRIFAGCNVENAAYPEGTCAEAGAIAAMVAAGAREIRRVVVCGGTGAACTPCGGCRQKIREFAPPGAEIAMISPQGATLVVHTLADLLPDSFGPGSLT, encoded by the coding sequence ATGAATCACGACCCCGTGGCACGGGCGGCAATGGCCGTACGGGCGCATGCCTATGCACCCTATTCCCGCTTTCAGGTCGGGGCCGCGGTCGAGGCTGCGGATGGCCGGATTTTTGCCGGCTGCAATGTCGAGAACGCGGCCTACCCCGAGGGAACCTGCGCCGAAGCAGGCGCCATTGCGGCCATGGTGGCGGCAGGCGCGCGCGAGATCCGGCGCGTGGTGGTGTGTGGCGGCACGGGGGCGGCCTGCACGCCATGTGGCGGATGCCGCCAGAAAATAAGGGAATTCGCACCGCCCGGGGCCGAGATCGCCATGATCTCGCCCCAGGGGGCAACGCTGGTGGTCCATACGCTGGCCGACCTGCTGCCCGACAGTTTCGGGCCGGGCAGCCTGACCTGA
- the dnaQ gene encoding DNA polymerase III subunit epsilon, whose product MKRSILFDTETTGLDPLKGDRVIEIAALELMGDLPTGNNFHVLIDPERDVPEEASRVHGFTYADLEGKPKFAEIAPGFLEFVGNDPLVAHNARFDFGFLNAELARARLPELDMGRMVDTLDMARERFPGMPNSLDALCRRFGIDLSARTTHNALLDCKLLAEVYLELTGGRQRGLGLSVAEGGGGIATYTYARPPGHVAVRVQPDTAEIEAHQAFVAALSDPVWLT is encoded by the coding sequence ATGAAACGTTCCATCCTGTTCGATACGGAAACTACGGGGCTTGACCCGCTCAAGGGCGACCGCGTGATTGAAATCGCAGCGCTGGAACTGATGGGCGACCTGCCCACGGGCAATAATTTCCATGTGCTGATCGACCCCGAGCGCGACGTGCCCGAGGAGGCATCGCGCGTGCATGGCTTTACCTATGCCGACCTTGAGGGAAAGCCGAAATTTGCCGAGATTGCTCCTGGTTTCCTTGAATTCGTGGGCAATGATCCGCTGGTCGCCCATAATGCGCGGTTTGACTTTGGCTTCCTGAACGCGGAGCTCGCCCGCGCCCGCCTGCCTGAACTTGATATGGGTCGCATGGTTGATACGCTGGACATGGCGCGCGAGCGTTTTCCCGGCATGCCCAACAGCCTTGATGCGCTGTGCCGCCGCTTTGGCATCGACCTCTCGGCCCGTACCACCCATAACGCCCTGCTCGACTGCAAACTGCTTGCCGAGGTCTATCTTGAACTGACCGGCGGGCGCCAGCGCGGGCTTGGCCTGTCGGTGGCTGAAGGGGGTGGGGGCATCGCTACCTACACCTATGCGCGCCCGCCGGGGCATGTGGCGGTGCGCGTGCAGCCCGACACAGCGGAAATCGAGGCCCATCAGGCCTTTGTGGCCGCCCTGTCCGACCCCGTCTGGCTGACCTGA
- a CDS encoding shikimate dehydrogenase: MERSLRIDGHTLLAGVIGWPVAHSRSPLMHNFWLAQASINGAYVPLPVQPGAFDTAVKGLQAAGFRGVNVTIPHKESAYRIVDRLDRSAQRSGSVNTLVFAANGQIEGYSTDGDGFVANVEAHGVAVHGGRALLLGAGGAARAIAASLLDRGVKVIVANRTRARAEALAAALEGIEVIDWVRAGEALAGCTLLVNTTSIGMEGADDAAFPLDLAQADAGLVVCDIVYVPRQTGLLQLAARHGLRTVDGLGMLIHQAGLGFEKWFGARPAIGPEVEALLDADLRAAHAGG; this comes from the coding sequence ATGGAACGCAGCCTCCGTATTGACGGGCATACCCTGCTTGCGGGGGTGATCGGCTGGCCGGTGGCGCATTCACGCTCGCCGCTCATGCATAATTTCTGGCTGGCGCAGGCCAGCATCAATGGCGCCTATGTGCCGCTGCCCGTGCAGCCCGGCGCGTTTGATACGGCGGTAAAAGGGTTGCAGGCCGCGGGCTTCCGGGGGGTGAACGTGACCATCCCGCACAAGGAATCCGCCTATCGCATCGTTGACCGTCTTGACCGCTCGGCACAGCGTTCGGGCTCGGTCAACACGCTGGTCTTTGCCGCCAATGGCCAGATCGAGGGCTATTCCACCGATGGCGATGGCTTCGTGGCCAATGTCGAGGCGCATGGCGTGGCGGTGCACGGCGGGCGTGCCCTGCTGCTTGGCGCTGGTGGGGCTGCGCGCGCCATCGCCGCAAGCCTGCTCGACCGGGGCGTGAAGGTGATCGTTGCCAACCGCACCCGCGCCCGTGCCGAGGCCCTTGCAGCCGCGCTGGAGGGAATCGAGGTCATTGACTGGGTGCGGGCCGGTGAGGCGCTGGCGGGCTGCACGCTGCTTGTCAACACCACCTCGATCGGGATGGAAGGGGCGGATGACGCCGCGTTTCCGCTTGATCTGGCGCAGGCCGATGCCGGGCTTGTGGTGTGCGACATCGTTTACGTGCCGCGCCAGACCGGGCTGCTGCAACTTGCCGCACGCCACGGCCTGCGCACGGTGGATGGGCTGGGCATGCTGATCCATCAGGCCGGGCTGGGGTTTGAAAAATGGTTTGGCGCGAGGCCTGCCATCGGCCCGGAGGTCGAAGCCCTGCTTGATGCCGATCTGCGCGCGGCCCACGCAGGGGGCTGA
- the coaE gene encoding dephospho-CoA kinase (Dephospho-CoA kinase (CoaE) performs the final step in coenzyme A biosynthesis.), whose protein sequence is MRVLGLTGGIGMGKSTMATLLRRAGLRVFDADAQVRALQGPHGRALPAIEKLVPGSVRDGVLDRAVLRRAALADPGIMRGLEGIMHPLVRAARTRFLERARRDGCRWVVLDIPLLLETGAERICDRVVVVSAPASIQRARVLRRGTMTPAQLDAVLVRQMPDAARRRRADIVIETGLSRHDTLRQVRRLLRAMHDASPAAWAAYRGKPA, encoded by the coding sequence ATGCGGGTGCTCGGCCTTACGGGCGGGATCGGTATGGGCAAGTCCACCATGGCGACCCTGCTGCGCCGCGCCGGCCTGCGCGTGTTCGATGCCGATGCGCAGGTGCGCGCGCTTCAGGGCCCGCATGGCCGCGCGCTGCCCGCCATTGAAAAGCTGGTACCCGGCAGCGTGCGCGATGGCGTGCTCGATCGGGCGGTGCTGCGACGCGCAGCGCTGGCTGATCCCGGCATCATGCGCGGGCTTGAGGGCATTATGCACCCGCTGGTGCGGGCCGCGCGCACGCGCTTTCTTGAGCGGGCGCGGCGTGACGGATGCCGGTGGGTGGTGCTCGACATTCCGCTCCTGTTGGAGACCGGGGCCGAGCGGATCTGTGACAGGGTTGTGGTGGTCAGCGCGCCTGCTTCCATCCAGCGCGCGCGCGTGTTGAGGCGCGGCACCATGACGCCCGCGCAGCTTGACGCCGTTCTGGTCCGCCAGATGCCCGATGCCGCCCGGCGGCGCAGGGCCGATATCGTGATTGAAACCGGGCTGTCGCGGCATGACACGCTCCGGCAGGTCAGGCGCCTGCTGCGGGCCATGCATGATGCCAGCCCCGCCGCATGGGCGGCCTACAGGGGAAAACCCGCATGA
- the argH gene encoding argininosuccinate lyase has product MPGNAKTLTDQDAHKANAQWGGRFAGGPAAIMQDINASIGFDKALWRQDIAGSKAHAAMLAKTGIISDEDARAITEGLEQIGREIAAGTFEFSTALEDIHMNIEARLSDRIGEAGKRLHTARSRNDQVATDFRLWVRDAIDGLDQQAASLMRALARRALEHAATPMPGFTHLQTAQPVTFGHHLMAYVEMLARDRGRLNDARRRLNESPLGSAALAGTSFPIDREMTAHALGFDRPTANSLDAVSDRDFALEYLSALSIMAMHLSRLAEEIVIWCSAPFSFIRLSDAFTTGSSIMPQKRNPDAAELVRAKGGRITGALVGLLTVMKGLPLAYAKDMQEDKEPVFAATDAATLCLAAMDGMVRDLTVNEAQMRAYAGSGFSTATDLADWLVRVLKVPFRTAHHVTGRLVGKAEAKGVGLAELSLAEMQAEEAGITQDIFSVLSVDSSIASRTSHGGTAADNVRAQATRWLETLGAKE; this is encoded by the coding sequence ATGCCGGGGAACGCAAAAACGCTGACGGATCAGGACGCGCACAAGGCGAACGCACAATGGGGCGGCCGCTTTGCCGGAGGGCCTGCGGCCATCATGCAGGACATCAACGCCTCGATCGGCTTTGACAAGGCGCTGTGGCGGCAGGACATCGCAGGCTCGAAGGCCCATGCTGCCATGCTCGCGAAAACCGGCATCATTTCAGACGAGGACGCCAGGGCCATTACCGAGGGGCTGGAGCAGATCGGCCGCGAGATCGCGGCGGGCACGTTCGAATTCAGCACCGCCCTGGAAGATATTCACATGAATATCGAGGCCCGCCTGTCCGATCGCATTGGCGAGGCGGGCAAGCGCCTGCACACCGCGCGCTCGCGCAACGACCAGGTGGCGACCGATTTCCGCCTGTGGGTGCGCGATGCGATTGACGGGCTGGACCAGCAGGCCGCCTCCCTCATGCGCGCGCTCGCCCGCCGCGCGCTCGAGCATGCGGCAACCCCCATGCCCGGCTTCACCCACCTCCAGACCGCCCAGCCCGTGACCTTCGGCCATCACCTCATGGCCTATGTCGAGATGCTGGCGCGCGACCGGGGCCGCCTGAACGATGCCCGGCGCAGACTCAACGAATCCCCGCTCGGCTCGGCAGCGCTTGCAGGCACGTCGTTCCCCATCGACCGGGAGATGACGGCCCATGCGCTGGGCTTCGACCGCCCCACCGCCAACTCGCTCGATGCCGTATCGGACCGGGATTTCGCGCTGGAATATCTCTCGGCCCTGTCCATCATGGCGATGCACCTGTCGCGCCTGGCGGAAGAAATCGTGATCTGGTGCTCGGCCCCCTTCTCGTTCATCCGCCTGTCGGATGCGTTCACGACCGGCTCGTCCATCATGCCGCAGAAGCGCAACCCGGACGCCGCCGAGCTGGTGCGCGCCAAGGGCGGCCGCATTACCGGCGCGCTGGTCGGCCTGCTTACGGTCATGAAGGGCCTGCCGCTGGCCTATGCCAAGGACATGCAGGAAGACAAGGAACCCGTCTTCGCTGCCACCGATGCCGCCACCCTGTGCCTGGCCGCCATGGATGGCATGGTGCGCGACCTCACGGTCAATGAGGCGCAGATGCGCGCCTATGCCGGGTCCGGCTTCTCCACCGCCACCGACCTGGCCGACTGGCTGGTGCGCGTGCTCAAGGTGCCTTTCCGCACCGCACACCACGTGACCGGCCGCCTTGTGGGCAAGGCGGAAGCAAAAGGCGTGGGGCTGGCCGAACTGAGCCTTGCGGAAATGCAGGCAGAGGAAGCAGGCATCACGCAGGATATCTTCTCGGTGCTGAGCGTCGATTCCTCCATCGCCTCGCGCACCAGCCACGGTGGCACGGCGGCCGATAACGTGCGGGCACAGGCCACCCGCTGGCTTGAAACACTGGGAGCAAAAGAATGA
- a CDS encoding N-formylglutamate amidohydrolase: MHHAALAQEPSRLLTPADPAPVIQFGPSALDGVATAGGLPFVLVSDHAGQAIPAALGDMGVSEKDRARHIACDLGMAETGRLLAEKLGCVLIEQAYSRLVIDCNRAPGHPASIVRESDGTPVPANAALSADAEGCRVEEIFLPYHQKIRGEISTRLEAGLPVVLISLHSFTDCMNGQVRPWHTGVLHNRNPAFGLRVRDLLAAEDGLVVGSNEPYALTDVNDYTVPVHAEGRGLPYLEIEIRQDLIATPEGQAEWAARLARILPRAWEEYRH, encoded by the coding sequence ATGCACCATGCAGCCCTTGCACAGGAGCCGTCACGTTTGCTGACCCCGGCCGATCCGGCACCGGTCATCCAGTTCGGCCCGTCGGCGCTTGATGGCGTGGCCACGGCAGGGGGGCTGCCCTTTGTGCTGGTCAGTGACCATGCGGGCCAAGCCATCCCCGCCGCATTGGGCGACATGGGGGTGAGTGAAAAGGACCGGGCGCGCCATATCGCCTGTGATCTGGGCATGGCCGAAACCGGGCGCCTTCTGGCCGAAAAGCTGGGCTGTGTGCTGATCGAGCAGGCCTATTCCCGTCTCGTGATCGACTGTAACCGCGCACCGGGGCATCCCGCCTCCATCGTGCGCGAAAGCGACGGCACGCCCGTACCCGCCAATGCCGCCCTGAGCGCAGATGCGGAAGGCTGCCGGGTGGAGGAGATCTTCCTGCCCTATCACCAGAAAATCCGCGGCGAGATTTCCACGCGACTTGAGGCCGGCCTGCCCGTGGTGCTGATCTCGCTGCACAGCTTTACCGATTGCATGAACGGTCAGGTGCGGCCGTGGCATACGGGCGTGCTGCACAACCGCAACCCCGCCTTCGGCCTGCGCGTGCGTGACCTGCTCGCGGCGGAAGACGGGCTGGTGGTGGGCAGCAACGAGCCCTATGCGCTGACGGATGTGAATGACTACACCGTGCCGGTCCATGCCGAAGGGCGCGGCCTGCCGTATCTGGAAATCGAGATCAGGCAGGACCTGATCGCCACCCCGGAGGGGCAGGCCGAATGGGCTGCGCGGCTTGCGCGCATCCTGCCCCGGGCCTGGGAAGAATACCGCCACTGA
- a CDS encoding DUF4175 domain-containing protein, with the protein MTVGQDSTRTGGDLPQRLARARGQARRALWAERLWPLMLPAASTAMGVALLGLARIPQRLPDSVHALALLGLGGAVAWRTWRLWQGINAPTATETDRRVEQASGLAGQPLRTLHDQPANTGTPALHELWQLHLHRTMAALDHLRGGWPHLRLPASQWVRAAPVLAVLLAGGLVWTGPHAASRITAAFLPGMDDADTPAPQVNAWITLPDYAPGAPVFLDATHATATIPAGAVLSVTLNGLDGTPALRMQASQSAPAIGPHAFHALGKASWSAQATLLASGTLRLRGRGRTLAQWSLHVTPNPPPDVAWGPNPGSGEGEWRTRLPYHVAQPYGIASLHAELVMPDSASDILRVPLPLNGQPRTADGVATPDLSDNPWAGEDVTARLVATSHSGTTATSAPIKLRIGARAFHNPVAKAILDIRKRLALHRENRAQAARELVGLGQADTVLTHHIGLLLALTSTAALLGSEDTSDEATITQATARLWFLALDVEHNRRDIDNEQADFGVRAAQEAVRQQLEHMREMGPKGQDADQQAELQHRMQALKDAISRKMQALGQQAMREHSAIPAMPEMTQQGEQNLGQMMQQLQDDAASGRNADAMQKLQQMEDMADGIRNATPQDMMQLAQQMQARQQARELRRDLRDLVTRQSQLLDHAQSRIDQDQHQRDREAASRQTDMDEDEGDLSSMSTTDLLRQLGITPQGSTAPAAPQAGPPPPPAQTPEARTAQQHADRAVQHALARALHELQREFRQAMGKDMPALDKAQTDMKAVRAALGAGKDPEAAAAEKKVLADLQQGNQQMRQSMRSQSSRGTISVLLPMVSDDGKGKGSRGSGGNQSGDPDDEDDEQQQAGDKGDRDPLGRKSGGTHAGMDNDTHLPDNASRERAREIEQELRRRDADRTRPPEELEYLDRLLRPF; encoded by the coding sequence ATGACCGTCGGGCAGGACAGCACCCGGACGGGCGGCGACCTGCCGCAACGCCTTGCCCGCGCGCGCGGACAGGCCCGCCGTGCCCTGTGGGCCGAACGCCTGTGGCCGCTCATGCTGCCTGCCGCAAGCACAGCCATGGGCGTGGCCCTGCTGGGGCTGGCGCGCATACCCCAGCGCCTGCCCGACAGCGTGCACGCACTTGCACTTCTGGGGCTGGGCGGAGCCGTTGCCTGGCGTACATGGCGGCTGTGGCAGGGTATCAACGCGCCGACCGCCACTGAAACCGACCGGCGCGTGGAGCAGGCCTCCGGCCTGGCGGGGCAGCCACTGCGCACCCTGCATGACCAGCCCGCCAATACCGGCACGCCTGCCCTGCATGAATTGTGGCAGTTGCATCTGCACCGCACGATGGCGGCCCTTGATCACCTGCGCGGCGGCTGGCCGCATCTGCGGCTGCCCGCCTCGCAATGGGTACGCGCGGCCCCCGTGCTCGCGGTGCTGCTGGCCGGAGGGCTCGTCTGGACCGGCCCCCATGCCGCAAGCCGCATCACGGCCGCTTTCCTGCCCGGCATGGATGATGCCGATACCCCCGCCCCGCAGGTCAATGCCTGGATCACCCTGCCCGACTACGCGCCCGGCGCGCCCGTTTTTCTTGATGCCACCCATGCCACCGCCACCATTCCCGCAGGGGCCGTGCTGAGCGTTACGCTAAACGGGCTGGACGGTACGCCCGCCCTACGCATGCAGGCCAGCCAGTCGGCTCCCGCCATTGGCCCCCACGCCTTTCACGCACTGGGCAAGGCAAGCTGGAGTGCCCAGGCCACCCTTCTGGCAAGCGGCACGCTGCGCCTGCGTGGCCGGGGGCGCACGCTGGCACAATGGAGCCTGCACGTAACCCCCAACCCGCCACCGGATGTGGCCTGGGGGCCAAACCCCGGCAGCGGCGAGGGAGAATGGCGCACGCGCCTGCCCTACCATGTGGCCCAGCCTTACGGCATTGCCAGCCTGCATGCCGAACTGGTCATGCCTGACAGCGCGAGCGACATCCTGCGCGTGCCTCTGCCGCTCAACGGCCAGCCCCGCACGGCTGATGGCGTGGCAACGCCCGACCTGTCAGACAACCCATGGGCGGGCGAGGACGTGACCGCCCGCCTTGTGGCCACCAGCCACAGCGGCACCACTGCCACCTCTGCCCCCATAAAGCTGCGCATCGGCGCGCGCGCGTTCCATAACCCGGTCGCCAAGGCGATTCTGGACATTCGCAAGCGCCTCGCCCTGCATCGCGAGAACCGCGCACAGGCCGCGCGCGAACTTGTGGGCCTGGGGCAGGCCGATACCGTGCTGACGCACCATATCGGGCTGCTGCTGGCCCTGACCAGCACTGCCGCCCTGCTGGGCAGCGAGGATACGAGCGATGAAGCCACCATTACCCAGGCCACCGCGCGGCTGTGGTTTCTGGCCCTCGATGTGGAGCACAACCGCCGCGATATTGATAACGAACAGGCGGATTTTGGCGTAAGGGCCGCGCAGGAAGCCGTGCGCCAGCAGCTTGAGCATATGCGCGAGATGGGCCCAAAGGGGCAGGATGCCGACCAGCAGGCCGAACTCCAGCACCGTATGCAGGCACTGAAAGATGCGATCTCGCGCAAGATGCAGGCTTTGGGCCAGCAGGCCATGCGGGAACATTCCGCCATTCCCGCCATGCCGGAAATGACCCAGCAGGGCGAGCAGAATCTGGGTCAGATGATGCAGCAGCTGCAGGATGATGCCGCATCGGGCCGCAATGCCGATGCCATGCAGAAACTCCAGCAGATGGAGGACATGGCCGACGGAATCCGCAACGCAACCCCGCAGGACATGATGCAGCTGGCCCAGCAGATGCAGGCCCGCCAGCAGGCGCGCGAACTGCGCCGTGACCTGCGCGATCTGGTCACCCGTCAGTCGCAGTTGCTCGATCATGCCCAGTCGCGCATTGACCAGGACCAGCACCAGCGTGACCGCGAGGCCGCCAGCCGCCAGACCGACATGGATGAGGATGAAGGCGACCTGTCCTCCATGTCCACCACAGACCTTTTGCGCCAGTTGGGCATTACACCCCAGGGCAGCACGGCTCCAGCAGCCCCGCAGGCAGGTCCACCCCCACCACCGGCCCAGACGCCCGAGGCCCGTACGGCCCAGCAGCATGCCGACCGCGCCGTGCAGCATGCCCTCGCCCGCGCCCTGCATGAGCTCCAGCGCGAGTTCAGGCAGGCCATGGGCAAGGACATGCCCGCCCTCGACAAGGCCCAGACCGACATGAAGGCGGTGCGCGCCGCCCTTGGCGCGGGCAAGGACCCCGAAGCTGCGGCAGCGGAGAAAAAAGTGCTGGCCGACCTGCAGCAGGGCAACCAGCAGATGCGCCAGTCCATGCGCAGCCAGAGCAGCAGGGGCACCATAAGCGTGCTGCTGCCCATGGTGTCTGACGATGGCAAGGGCAAGGGCTCCCGCGGCAGTGGTGGCAACCAGTCCGGCGACCCGGATGATGAGGATGACGAACAGCAGCAGGCCGGTGACAAGGGCGATCGTGATCCGCTCGGCCGCAAGAGCGGTGGCACCCATGCCGGCATGGATAACGACACCCACCTGCCCGACAATGCCAGCCGTGAACGCGCGCGCGAGATCGAGCAGGAACTGCGCCGCCGCGATGCCGACCGCACCCGCCCGCCAGAGGAACTGGAATATCTCGACCGCCTGCTCCGCCCGTTCTGA